A single region of the Marinobacter nanhaiticus D15-8W genome encodes:
- a CDS encoding choline ABC transporter substrate-binding protein: MKKFFLALNGLMITGGLMLSGAVLAAPNQECKPVRFADVGWTDITATTALTSEVLEGMGYQPEAKVLSVPVTYRSLKNDDIDVFLGNWMPTMEADIRPYLESGEVEDVRTNLTGAKYTLAVPQYVYDAGVTSFEDIAKNADKFDNRIYGIEPGNDGNRLIQDMIDQDAFGLSDFRVVESSEAGMLSQVGRAVRRDEWIVFLAWEPHPMNANHDLEYLSGGDEFFGPNFGGATVHTNVREGYLDECPNVGQLLENLEFSLQMENEVMGAILNDGEEPRDAAHAWLANNPSVLDKWLEGVTTIDGEPALPAVKASLK, from the coding sequence ATGAAGAAGTTCTTTTTGGCTCTTAATGGTCTGATGATAACGGGTGGTTTGATGTTAAGCGGTGCGGTATTGGCTGCTCCAAACCAGGAATGCAAGCCCGTACGTTTTGCCGATGTGGGCTGGACCGATATCACCGCAACTACCGCACTGACCTCCGAAGTACTGGAGGGCATGGGTTACCAGCCGGAAGCCAAGGTGTTGTCCGTGCCGGTCACCTACCGCTCCCTGAAGAATGACGATATCGACGTTTTCCTGGGCAACTGGATGCCCACGATGGAAGCCGATATCCGCCCGTACCTGGAAAGCGGCGAAGTCGAAGACGTCCGCACCAATCTCACCGGTGCGAAGTATACGCTGGCCGTCCCCCAGTATGTTTACGATGCCGGTGTTACCAGCTTTGAGGATATTGCCAAGAACGCCGATAAGTTCGATAACCGCATCTACGGTATCGAGCCGGGTAACGACGGCAACCGCCTGATCCAGGACATGATCGACCAGGACGCTTTCGGCCTGAGTGATTTCCGCGTGGTCGAATCCAGCGAAGCCGGCATGTTGTCCCAGGTGGGCCGCGCCGTGCGCCGTGACGAGTGGATTGTTTTCCTGGCGTGGGAACCGCATCCGATGAACGCCAACCACGACCTGGAATACCTGTCCGGTGGCGATGAGTTCTTCGGCCCGAACTTCGGTGGCGCCACCGTCCACACCAACGTCCGTGAAGGCTACCTGGACGAGTGCCCGAACGTGGGTCAACTGCTGGAGAACCTCGAATTCTCGCTGCAGATGGAGAACGAGGTTATGGGCGCCATCCTCAATGACGGCGAGGAGCCCCGCGACGCGGCCCACGCATGGCTCGCCAATAACCCGTCCGTTCTGGACAAGTGGCTCGAAGGCGTGACCACGATCGACGGCGAGCCTGCGCTGCCGGCGGTCAAGGCCAGCCTTAAGTAA
- a CDS encoding TatD family hydrolase: protein MSKKRREIPVFDQPIIETHCHLDYLKDRPLEETLAEAQRVNIERIVTIAVSPDNLATVRDLTGQADFVYGTQGVHPHDAEAYTDAAEQEIRAHVGGDKMVAVGEIGLDYFYDNADRNIQREVFRRQLQIACDTDRPVVIHSREADEDTIEILREFEATLKRRGVIHSFTSGPGLARYALEQGWCLGFNGISTFNKAENVRDIIRMTPIEQLLLETDSPFLTPVPYRGRENAPFYIPFVAEKVAEVKDLPLEHVLTQTYANSLKLFFDHLNGAPA, encoded by the coding sequence ATGAGCAAGAAGCGTCGCGAAATCCCGGTATTCGACCAGCCAATTATCGAGACCCACTGCCACCTGGACTATCTCAAGGATAGACCATTGGAAGAAACGCTCGCAGAGGCCCAGCGCGTGAATATCGAGCGCATCGTCACCATTGCCGTGTCGCCGGACAACCTGGCCACCGTGCGCGATCTTACCGGCCAGGCCGACTTCGTCTACGGCACCCAGGGTGTTCACCCGCACGATGCGGAGGCCTACACCGACGCCGCCGAACAAGAAATCCGCGCCCACGTCGGTGGTGACAAGATGGTGGCCGTTGGCGAAATAGGGCTGGATTATTTCTATGACAATGCCGACCGCAACATCCAGCGGGAGGTGTTCCGCCGCCAGCTGCAGATCGCCTGCGATACCGATCGTCCGGTGGTGATCCACAGCCGCGAGGCGGACGAGGACACTATAGAAATCCTCAGGGAATTCGAAGCTACCCTCAAGCGCCGGGGCGTGATCCACAGCTTCACCTCCGGCCCCGGACTGGCGCGCTACGCCCTGGAACAAGGGTGGTGCCTGGGCTTCAACGGCATCTCCACCTTCAACAAGGCGGAAAACGTGCGGGATATCATCCGCATGACGCCTATCGAGCAACTCTTGCTGGAAACCGATTCCCCGTTCCTGACGCCGGTGCCCTACCGTGGTCGGGAAAACGCGCCATTCTACATCCCGTTCGTTGCCGAGAAGGTCGCCGAGGTCAAGGATCTGCCCCTAGAGCATGTGCTCACCCAGACCTACGCCAATAGTCTGAAACTCTTCTTTGATCACTTGAACGGTGCCCCCGCCTAA
- the choW gene encoding choline ABC transporter permease subunit has product MSWITEHQLPFGDFMEEVVNFLIDNGSGFFDAISENLGGLIHGLTDGLLWVPPGVMVALFTVAAHLRHRRWGLTAFTLISFLLIWNLGYWEDTMATLSLVLYATVLCIVIGIPLGIYAAHHQWLYKGIQPILDLMQTIPPFVYLIPTLTLFGLGVVPGVISTVIFAIAAPVRLTYLGISQVPTELVEAGKAFGCTDRQLLFKIELPAAMSSIGAGITQCIMLSLSMVVIAALVGADGLGVPVVRALNTVDIGKGFEAGLAIVLLAIWMDRFFRQKNPGEASA; this is encoded by the coding sequence ATGAGCTGGATAACCGAGCATCAATTGCCATTCGGCGACTTCATGGAAGAGGTTGTCAATTTTCTCATCGACAACGGTAGCGGGTTCTTCGATGCCATATCGGAAAACCTCGGTGGCCTGATCCACGGTCTCACCGACGGCCTGCTCTGGGTACCGCCAGGTGTGATGGTGGCGCTGTTCACTGTCGCCGCCCATCTGCGCCACCGTCGCTGGGGACTCACTGCTTTCACGTTGATCAGCTTCCTGCTGATCTGGAACCTGGGATACTGGGAAGACACCATGGCGACCCTGTCGCTGGTGCTCTACGCCACGGTCCTTTGTATTGTCATCGGGATACCGCTGGGGATTTATGCGGCGCATCACCAATGGCTGTACAAGGGTATCCAGCCGATCCTGGACCTAATGCAGACCATCCCGCCCTTCGTCTATCTGATTCCGACGCTGACCCTGTTTGGTCTCGGCGTCGTGCCGGGCGTTATTTCCACCGTGATCTTCGCGATTGCGGCGCCTGTGCGCCTGACCTACCTGGGTATTTCCCAGGTGCCCACCGAACTGGTGGAAGCGGGCAAGGCGTTCGGATGTACCGATCGCCAACTGTTGTTCAAGATCGAACTGCCCGCGGCCATGAGCTCCATCGGCGCGGGTATTACCCAGTGCATCATGCTGTCGCTGTCCATGGTGGTCATCGCCGCATTGGTCGGCGCCGATGGCCTGGGCGTACCGGTCGTACGTGCGCTGAACACGGTGGACATCGGTAAGGGCTTCGAGGCCGGTCTGGCTATCGTCCTGCTGGCGATCTGGATGGACCGTTTCTTCCGTCAGAAAAATCCCGGGGAGGCTTCCGCATGA
- the choV gene encoding choline ABC transporter ATP-binding protein, with translation MIELENVNVVFGRQPRRALPMIEQGLDREAIREKTGLVVGVQGANLSIKKGEICVLMGLSGSGKSSLLRCINGLNNVTSGAIRIEHDGQSVDFTQASDKVQRDIRTRRVSMVFQSFALMPWLTVEENVGFGLELQGLGKSERQEKVQRQLELVGLQDWAKCRPDELSGGMRQRVGLARALATESEILLMDEPFSALDPLIRHQLQDELLSLQAELQKTIVFVSHDLDEALKLGSHIAIMKDGQIVQHGKPESIVLKPENDYVKSFVASTNPLNVLAARSLMLPIDQVPEDAEGNRCLNKRYDTWLHTPESAEKAVVTSQGQTYQTQHWQEGQAIDSLAKRPTCIAPSTPLRDAVEIRYFTGHSLLVEENGAIIGAIGDRELYHAMLGKHLDDS, from the coding sequence ATGATTGAGCTGGAAAACGTCAATGTGGTGTTTGGTCGGCAACCCCGGCGAGCTCTGCCGATGATCGAGCAGGGCCTGGACCGCGAGGCCATCCGTGAAAAGACCGGCTTGGTGGTCGGTGTCCAGGGTGCCAACCTGTCCATCAAGAAAGGCGAAATCTGCGTCCTGATGGGCCTGTCCGGGTCGGGCAAGTCCAGCCTGTTGCGCTGTATCAACGGCCTGAACAACGTCACCAGCGGCGCCATTCGCATTGAACATGACGGCCAGTCGGTGGACTTCACCCAGGCCAGCGACAAGGTGCAGCGGGATATCCGCACCCGACGCGTGTCCATGGTGTTCCAGAGCTTCGCGCTGATGCCCTGGCTTACCGTCGAAGAGAACGTTGGGTTCGGACTGGAACTGCAGGGGCTCGGCAAGTCCGAGCGGCAGGAGAAGGTCCAGCGCCAACTGGAGCTGGTTGGGCTGCAGGATTGGGCCAAGTGTCGACCCGACGAGCTTTCCGGCGGCATGCGCCAGCGCGTGGGTCTGGCCCGCGCCCTGGCCACCGAGTCTGAAATCCTGTTGATGGACGAACCGTTCTCGGCGCTGGATCCGCTAATCCGCCACCAGTTGCAGGACGAGCTCCTGAGCCTGCAGGCGGAGCTGCAAAAGACCATTGTCTTCGTCAGCCACGATCTGGACGAGGCTCTCAAGTTGGGCTCTCACATAGCCATCATGAAGGACGGCCAGATTGTCCAGCACGGCAAGCCGGAATCTATCGTGCTCAAGCCGGAGAACGATTACGTCAAGAGCTTCGTGGCCAGTACCAATCCTTTGAACGTACTGGCGGCGCGCTCGCTGATGCTGCCGATCGACCAGGTGCCGGAAGACGCCGAGGGCAACCGCTGCCTCAACAAGCGCTACGATACCTGGCTGCATACACCGGAAAGCGCCGAGAAAGCGGTCGTTACCAGTCAGGGCCAGACCTACCAGACCCAACACTGGCAGGAAGGGCAGGCCATCGACAGTCTGGCAAAGCGGCCCACCTGTATCGCTCCGTCCACGCCCCTGCGTGATGCAGTGGAGATCCGCTACTTCACCGGCCACAGCCTGTTAGTGGAGGAAAACGGTGCGATTATCGGCGCCATCGGTGACCGGGAACTGTATCACGCCATGCTGGGTAAGCATCTGGACGATAGCTGA
- a CDS encoding phosphate-starvation-inducible PsiE family protein: MAESSTSDKTPSESEKSGLRKGFDPLLLDKLNMLIRGALRVLALLMVFVILMGVVDVAWTLYQKLVTPPRYILTISDMLATFGAFMAVLIAIEIFVNITIYLRDNVFHVKIVIATALMAISRKVIILDLETVEPAYLWGIAMIVIAVGITYWIVSQIGDDGAVSH; encoded by the coding sequence ATGGCCGAATCGAGCACATCAGACAAAACGCCGAGCGAGTCAGAGAAGAGCGGATTGCGCAAGGGCTTCGACCCGCTTCTCCTGGACAAGCTGAACATGCTGATCCGGGGTGCATTGCGGGTACTGGCTCTGCTCATGGTTTTCGTGATCCTGATGGGCGTGGTGGACGTGGCCTGGACGCTTTACCAGAAGCTGGTTACACCGCCTCGGTATATCCTCACGATTTCGGACATGCTGGCCACTTTCGGAGCCTTCATGGCGGTACTGATCGCGATAGAGATCTTCGTCAATATCACCATCTACCTGAGGGATAATGTCTTCCACGTGAAAATTGTGATCGCGACCGCGCTCATGGCCATCTCGCGGAAGGTCATCATCCTCGACCTGGAAACGGTGGAGCCGGCCTACCTGTGGGGTATCGCGATGATCGTGATTGCCGTTGGCATCACCTACTGGATCGTCAGCCAGATCGGGGATGACGGGGCTGTCTCGCACTGA
- a CDS encoding DUF7352 domain-containing protein has translation MKTVHKYRLDISGEPKALNLREGYRVVRCEYLLAEKAVYLWVEVPLNVDIPVRQRQFRVVYSGEPVPETYEHVDTALDPFGPEAYHVYALPEQTGHQRYVPVDADYIQARPSPAPRHQAA, from the coding sequence ATGAAGACTGTTCATAAGTATCGTCTTGATATATCGGGAGAACCGAAGGCATTGAACCTGCGCGAGGGTTATCGCGTCGTGCGGTGCGAATACCTGCTCGCGGAAAAGGCCGTGTACCTCTGGGTGGAAGTACCGCTGAATGTCGATATTCCGGTCCGGCAGCGCCAGTTCCGAGTGGTGTATTCCGGCGAGCCGGTGCCAGAGACCTATGAGCATGTGGACACGGCGCTGGACCCGTTCGGGCCCGAGGCCTATCACGTCTATGCACTGCCCGAACAGACAGGACACCAGCGCTACGTACCGGTAGATGCCGATTACATTCAGGCGCGTCCGTCTCCGGCACCGAGGCACCAAGCCGCCTGA
- a CDS encoding HD-GYP domain-containing protein — MIKRIPIRSLKVGMYVTDLNNDWIPHNNDKRRGIVRTDETIEKIKRLGVTQIYIDPSKGLDSIDGEPVHEVDKQNETLLQQAGGLAPHLAPHAALDEEMIIARRIHSETQSLVGNLMQDVKLGKAIDLAPVHELAGNIQESVFRNPNAMACLGRIREKDNYLLEHSVNLSVLMSIFGKAMTHPPDVLHQTVVGALLHDIGKILTPDEILHKPGRLTPEEFAVMKKHAVHSHDILASTEGIGELTLLTAAQHHERMDGSGYPCGLKGEDISVYGRMVAIADVYDAITSNRVYHVGMTPTQGLKKLLEWSGDHLDPELVRQFIRCIGIYPVGSLVLLESGRLGVVIEGNEDDQRLPVIRIMYHTRFRMPIKVETLDLTKPNAQDRIVRAVDPATYKIDIRRFLA; from the coding sequence ATGATCAAGCGCATTCCTATCCGTTCTCTCAAGGTCGGTATGTACGTTACCGACCTGAACAACGACTGGATCCCCCATAACAATGACAAGCGACGGGGGATTGTTCGCACAGACGAAACCATCGAAAAGATCAAACGCCTGGGTGTAACCCAGATCTATATCGATCCCTCGAAGGGCTTGGATAGCATCGACGGAGAACCCGTTCACGAAGTCGACAAACAGAACGAAACGTTATTGCAGCAGGCGGGAGGGCTTGCCCCCCACCTGGCTCCCCATGCGGCGCTCGACGAAGAGATGATCATCGCCAGGCGCATCCATAGCGAAACCCAGAGCCTCGTCGGTAACCTGATGCAGGACGTGAAGCTGGGCAAAGCCATTGACTTGGCGCCGGTACACGAACTGGCAGGCAACATCCAGGAATCCGTGTTCCGCAATCCCAACGCCATGGCCTGCCTGGGACGTATTCGTGAAAAGGACAATTACCTGCTGGAGCACTCAGTCAACCTGAGCGTGTTGATGTCGATCTTTGGTAAGGCCATGACGCACCCGCCGGATGTGCTCCACCAAACGGTGGTCGGTGCCCTGCTGCACGATATCGGCAAGATCCTCACCCCGGACGAAATCCTGCATAAACCCGGCCGTCTGACCCCGGAAGAGTTCGCGGTCATGAAAAAGCACGCGGTCCACTCCCATGACATCCTGGCCAGCACGGAAGGCATTGGCGAGCTGACCCTGCTCACCGCCGCCCAGCACCACGAACGCATGGACGGCAGCGGCTATCCTTGCGGGCTGAAAGGCGAGGACATTTCGGTCTACGGTCGCATGGTGGCTATTGCCGATGTCTACGATGCCATTACCTCCAACCGGGTCTACCACGTGGGCATGACCCCGACCCAGGGACTGAAAAAGCTGCTGGAATGGAGCGGCGACCACCTCGATCCCGAACTGGTGCGCCAGTTTATCCGGTGCATCGGCATTTACCCTGTGGGTTCATTGGTGTTGTTGGAGAGTGGTCGTCTTGGCGTGGTTATCGAGGGCAACGAAGATGACCAGCGCCTGCCGGTCATCCGAATCATGTACCACACCCGATTCCGTATGCCGATCAAGGTGGAGACCCTGGACCTGACCAAGCCCAATGCCCAGGATCGAATCGTGCGTGCCGTCGATCCGGCGACCTACAAGATCGACATCAGGCGCTTCCTGGCCTGA
- a CDS encoding LysR family transcriptional regulator, with amino-acid sequence MLDTLNFRHLYYFWVIAHEGSLAQASERLDLAPQTLSGQLASLEQAVGGLLFRRESRRLFLTDLGRTVLGYADEMFSVADELCQVVQSAPEDRPLKLVVGVSASIHKLIAYHLIEPALTLDRDVQLTCRTARIEDLLRDLARQQLDVLLTDRVPLTDAGARWHLHELGQSGISLFAAPALAQRLTPGYPASLNGQPFLANALDAPYLHQLTRWFSEQGVRLKVRAEIDDSALIKVFGRQGQGVFAAPTLIADEVCRQYEVACLGHVEGVTDHLYAITRTRQSTHPAVEAICRQRITARR; translated from the coding sequence ATGCTCGATACCCTGAATTTCCGTCACCTCTACTATTTTTGGGTCATCGCCCACGAGGGGTCGCTGGCTCAGGCCAGCGAACGCCTCGATCTGGCGCCCCAGACGCTTAGCGGCCAACTTGCCAGCCTGGAACAGGCGGTCGGTGGTCTGTTATTTCGACGGGAAAGCCGGCGCCTGTTCCTGACTGATCTCGGGCGCACGGTTCTGGGCTACGCCGATGAGATGTTTTCGGTTGCCGATGAATTGTGCCAGGTGGTCCAAAGTGCCCCTGAGGACCGGCCATTGAAGCTGGTGGTTGGCGTCTCTGCCTCTATCCACAAGCTGATTGCCTACCATCTGATTGAACCCGCCCTGACGTTGGATCGGGACGTGCAGCTTACATGTCGCACGGCGCGTATCGAGGACCTGCTGAGGGATCTCGCACGTCAGCAGCTGGATGTCCTGCTGACTGACCGTGTGCCGCTGACCGATGCCGGCGCACGCTGGCATCTTCACGAGCTGGGCCAGTCCGGTATCAGCCTGTTCGCGGCACCGGCATTGGCGCAGCGTCTGACGCCGGGCTATCCGGCCAGTCTCAATGGCCAGCCATTCCTGGCCAACGCCCTCGACGCGCCCTACCTGCACCAGCTGACCCGCTGGTTCAGTGAGCAGGGTGTGCGTCTCAAGGTGCGGGCGGAAATCGACGACAGCGCGCTGATCAAGGTATTCGGGCGGCAGGGACAGGGCGTATTCGCCGCGCCGACGCTCATCGCCGACGAAGTCTGCCGGCAGTATGAGGTGGCCTGTCTGGGGCATGTGGAGGGAGTGACCGACCACCTCTACGCCATCACCCGAACGCGACAAAGCACCCACCCGGCGGTGGAAGCCATCTGCCGCCAACGCATCACGGCGCGGCGTTAA